A genomic stretch from Lathyrus oleraceus cultivar Zhongwan6 chromosome 2, CAAS_Psat_ZW6_1.0, whole genome shotgun sequence includes:
- the LOC127118250 gene encoding cucumisin, which produces MPQYILSKMLQYLFFFVLLMRVFSGYDGPLSDSAANAKIYIVYTGDTIKDEASCLLHYNYLLQQATDSNSTARSILYYYWRSFNGFVVKLTETEAARMEGLVGVVSVFPDEKRQLLTTRSWDFVGLTQEVERQNYESDVIVGVIDSGIWPESKSFNDKGFSPPPAKWKGSCQASDFTCNNKIIGAKFYPPLHHNALSTKDIESPRDSSGHGTHTASTVAGNSVDMASMLGLAQGTARGGVPSARIAVYKVCWSIGCNEAGILAAFDDAIKDGVDILSASIGGRDSTKSIHFKDALSVGSFHAMKHGVLTVFSAGNLGPYPKSLQNYQPWTIIVGASTLDRKFITKVKTGNNRTYEGISLNTYDLQEKLYPIIYGGDAANKGEGFDQNSSRNCLANSLDEKLVKGKIILCEGDQGISEAFRVGAVGVMMQGEASIDIAISFPLPACYLQLKDAAKVLTYIRSTSFPTATIFKTIELRDSLAPVVASFSSRGPNNAVPEILKPDVIAPGVDIIASWSPISLISKNFGETRKLMFNIISGTSMACPHVSGAAAYVKSFHLTWSPAAIRSALMTTAVACINSENNLDAEFAYGAGQIDPVKAVNPGLIYDADEGDYVRFLCGQGFNTTDLQQISGDDNICSNKTYPSARDLNYPSFALKVQSSQQHFRGSFRRTVTNVGIPYSKYTANVTAPEGLHISVNPAVLSFTSVGEKQTYILTIHGKMKNHTLLSASLIWNDGNFRVRSPIIVFNERADKVAGSSNLYLIIIIIIIAVVVIILFLLFLFVL; this is translated from the exons ATGCCTCAATATATTTTATCAAAGATGTTGCAATACCTTTTCTTCTTCGTGCTTTTGATGAGAGTTTTTTCTGGCTATG ATGGACCCCTATCTGACTCAGCTGCTAACGCTAAG ATTTACATTGTCTATACCGGAGATACCATCAAAGATGAAGCTTCTTGTTTGCTCCACTATAATTATTTGCTACAACAGGCTACTGACAG CAACTCGACGGCAAGATCCATACTTTATTATTATTGGCGTAGTTTCAACGGATTTGTCGTGAAACTAACAGAAACAGAAGCTGCTAGAATGGAAG GACTTGTAGGAGTTGTTTCTGTTTTTCCCGATGAAAAAAGACAACTTCTCACAACAAGATCATGGGATTTTGTTGGCTTGACACAAGAGGTGGAAAGACAAAACTATGAAAGTGATGTTATAGTTGGAGTGATTGATTCTGGAATTTGGCCAGAATCGAAAAGCTTCAATGATAAAGGGTTCAGTCCACCACCTGCCAAATGGAAGGGTTCCTGCCAAGCTTCTGATTTTACATGCAATAA TAAGATAATTGGAGCAAAGTTTTATCCACCACTCCATCATAATGCCTTAAGCACAAAAGATATTGAATCTCCTAGAGATTCAAGTGGTCATGGTACGCATACAGCATCAACGGTGGCTGGGAATTCGGTTGATATGGCAAGCATGTTAGGCCTTGCACAAGGAACCGCTAGAGGGGGAGTTCCGTCAGCACGCATTGCCGTATACAAAGTGTGTTGGTCTATTGGATGCAATGAAGCAGGTATTCTTGCCGCATTTGACGATGCAATTAAAGATGGAGTAGATATATTATCCGCATCAATTGGTGGAAGAGACTCAACAAAGAGTATACATTTTAAAGATGCATTGTCAGTGGGATCCTTTCATGCCATGAAGCACGGCGTGCTGACCGTATTTTCAGCCGGGAACCTAGGTCCATATCCCAAATCCTTACAAAATTATCAACCTTGGACAATTATTGTTGGTGCAAGCACCTTGGATAGGAAGTTTATTACCAAGGTCAAAACAGGAAACAATAGAACTTATGAG GGTATTTCTTTGAACACATATGACCTTCAAGAAAAACTTTATCCAATTATCTATGGTGGCGATGCAGCAAATAAAGGAGAAGGCTTCGATCAAAACTCATCAAG GAATTGTCTAGCTAATTCTTTGGATGAGAAGCTGGTAAAAGGAAAAATTATTCTATGTGAAGGAGACCAAGGAATCTCAGAAGCCTTTAGGGTAGGTGCTGTTGGGGTCATGATGCAAGGGGAAGCTTCTATTGACATAGCAATCTCTTTTCCTTTGCCAGCATGTTATCTTCAATTAAAAGATGCTGCAAAAGTACTTACGTACATTCGTTCTACAAG CTTTCCGACTGCAACCATCTTTAAGACTATTGAGTTAAGAGATAGTCTGGCACCTGTTGTTGCCTCTTTTTCATCAAGGGGTCCAAACAATGCGGTACCCGAAATTTTGAAG CCCGATGTAATTGCTCCTGGAGTTGACATCATTGCTAGCTGGTCTCCAATTTCTCTAATTTCTAAGAATTTTGGTGAGACCAGAAAATTGATGTTCAATATTATATCAGGAACATCAATGGCATGCCCTCATGTATCTGGAGCAGCAGCATACGTAAAATCATTCCATCTCACATGGTCGCCTGCTGCTATTCGGTCAGCTCTTATGACAACAG CTGTTGCATGTATCAATTCAGAGAATAACTTAGATGCAGAATTTGCTTATGGAGCTGGCCAAATAGACCCGGTCAAAGCTGTTAATCCGGGTCTAATATATGACGCTGATGAAGGGGATTATGTCAGATTTTTATGTGGACAGGGTTTCAACACTACTGATCTGCAACAAATTAGTGGGGATGACAACATATGCTCTAACAAAACTTATCCATCTGCAAGGGATTTAAACTACCCCTCTTTTGCTTTAAAAGTCCAAAGTTCCCAACAGCATTTTAGAGGAAGCTTCCGAAGGACAGTCACAAATGTAGGAATACCATATTCTAAATACACAGCAAATGTGACAGCTCCTGAAGGACTTCATATTTCAGTGAATCCTGCCGTTTTGTCATTCACTTCAGTGGGTGAAAAACAAACATATATCCTCACTATACATGGAAAAATGAAGAACCATACATTGTTGTCAGCTTCTTTGATATGGAATGATGGTAATTTTAGAGTGAGAAGCCCAATAATTGTTTTTAATGAAAGAGCTGACAAAGTTGCAGGCTCTTCAAATTTGtatcttattattattattattattattgctgTTGTGgtaattattttatttttgcttttcttATTTGTATTATGA